A region of the Vibrio chagasii genome:
ACAACGCTTAGCAATCTCTACGCTGTTTTCAAGCGCTTCTGGGATATCGGAGAACAGCTCACACATCTCTTCTTCACTACGAAGATACTGTTGTGCGCTGTAGTTTTTAGGGCGACGTGGATCGACCATGGTGTAACCATCGTGGATCGCTACGCGGATTTCATGGGCATCAAACAAATCTTCGTTTAAGAACACTACTTCATTGGTTGCCACAACCGGTAAGTCTTGTTGTTCAGCAAGCTCTAATGCGAAATGCAGGTAAGACTCTTCATCGGCACGCCCGGTACGAATCAGCTCTAAGTAAAAGCGATCGGGGAAGTGAGTTTTGTAAAACTCGACACTACTCGCGACCAGATCACGGTTACCTTTCAGCAATGCCTTACCGATCTCGCCTTCTTTGGCGCCAGATAAGATAATCAACCCCTCAGCGTTTTCGATTAACCACTCTTTATCGATCACAGGTTGATGCTGTATGTGACCACGCAAGTAAGCTTTTGAAATCAGCAAGGTAAGGTTGTTATAACCTTTGTTATCAGATGCTAAAACCGTCAGTTTCGTCAGCTCATCTCCAAATTCTGGAGATTGCATCAAAAAATCAGCACCAATAATTGGTTTAACCCCACACCCATGGGCAGTACCGTAAAATTTCACCAAACCACATAGGTTAGTGAAGTCGGTAAGTGCTAGGGCGGGCATACCCATTTCAGCGACTTTCTTAACTAACGGTGGCACCTTAGACAGGCCATCCACCATAGAAAAGTCACTGTGTACGCGTAGGTGAACAAATTTTGGATCTGACATTATTTTTCCTGAGTTCTAGACCGGAGCCTAGGATTACAACTGAGTGTATTCTATTTTTTTCTATTGCTAGTAAGCAAATTTATTCGAAGATCAACGCTTATCTGTGTAGCACTTAATCAATGCCTAAAATACGTTTTACTGGCTTAAAGCTCTTACGGTAGTGCTCGGTAACACCGTGCTTTTCAATTGCCTCGAAATGCGCCTTGGTCGGGTAACCTTTGTGCTTAGCAAAACCAAACTCCGGATGAAGCTTATCAAGCTCTTCCATCTCTTGGTCACGGACGACTTTAGCGATAATAGAGGCGGCACTGATTTCAGCGACGCGTAAATCTCCTTTAACCACTGCAATACCGGCCATTGGCAATTCAGGTACACGGTTGCCATCAATCAAAGCCATATCAGGCTGAACACTTAACCCAGCAATCGCACGCTGCATCGCAACCATAGTCGCTTGTAGAATATTGAGTTCATCAATTTCTTGCGGTGAACAACGGCCCACAGACCATGCCAATGCTTTTTCTTTAATTTCAGGAAGCAGGGCAAGGCGCTTTTTCTCAGACAGTTTCTTTGAGTCGTTCAGGCCTTCAATTGGATTATTCGGGTCTAGGATAACTGCAGCTGTCACTACATCACCAACCAATGGTCCACGCCCTACTTCATCGACGCCAGCAAATAGCTGGTAGCCTTGAGGGTATTCGAAAGGTGGAAGCTCTTTTTTCTCTTTTACTGCCATGACAATTCTCTTTGTAACTTTTAAGCCCGTGCCTTTGAAACTAGCACGTTATGATTCAACAAACTCTCGGCCGATCAATTTCAGCACCGCATTGGCGGCTTGTTTGTCTGCATCTTTACGGATCCAGTGGTGCATTTCAGTAAAGCGTTCAATCAGCGCACTGTTATCTGCAGATAGCATCTTATCAACCGAAGGGAATAAGAAGTCTGGATGGCACTCTTCCAAGATGTGCTCTTTGACGATTTCTTCACCTGCCAGAATATTCGGCAGTGACACAAACTCAGTGATTGCCAGCTTCTTCACAATATAGCCAGTCAACTTATTCACTTTGTAGCCCACAACCATTGGACGCTTAAGCAGCATGCACTCAAGAGCAACCGTGCCCGATGCCAATAGTACAGAGTCCGCTGCAGTAATCACGTTACGAGCTGTATCCTGCACAATGACAAAATCTAATTCTGGTGCTGTCGCCTTCCAAATCTCAGTAAACTGTTGCTTGCGGGTTTCGTTAACAGCAGCCACCACGAAACCGATGTCTGGGTACTTTTGTTTGATGCGTTTACAGGTTTCAATGAACGGTTGCGCGATAAGCTTCATTTCGCCACCACGACTGCCAGGTAGAACCGCCAGCCACTGCTTATCTTGCTCTAGTCCAAGCAGTTCTCGTGCTTCCGCTTGATTTGGCTCGAGTGGAATAGCATCTGCTAGTGTATGACCAACAAATTCACAGGCAACGTTGTATTTGTCGTAGAACGCTTTTTCAAATGGTAAGAACGCCAGTACCAGGTCGGTTGCTTTGTCGATCTTAAAAATACGTTTTGGACGCCACGCCCATACTGAAGGGCTAACGTAATGAACCGTTTTTATACCTGCGTTCTTAAGGTCTAGCTCCAGTCTCAAGTTAAAGTCAGGAGCATCAATACCAACGAACACATCTGGTGGATTCTGAGTAAAGTATTTAACCAGCTCTGCTTTTACTTTTAGCAGACGAGGCAAGCGACCAAGTACTTCAACAAGGCCCATTACGGCAAGTTCTTCCATCTCAAACAAAGATTCACAGCCTAGCGCTTTCATTTTTGGCCCGCCAATACCAACAAATTCTGCATTCGGGTACTGAGCTTTTATCGCTTTGATAAAGCCTTCGCCAAGGGTATCGCCAGAGAGTTCTCCGACAATAATGCCTACACGCAGTGGCTCGTTGGAAACAAAGCCTGAGTTATTGGTTTGTGCTTCTAGCTGTGCCATAGTTTTCCAATTCCCTTCTCGCCTAAAACAAAAAAGATCGCCTTGAAAGTAGCGATCTTTTTTATATCAATCACACCTGGTATTAACGAATAATACCGCGCTCAGAGTTCTCTAGCATCTCTAACATAGGAGTTACCGAAGCAAACTCTTTTGCCATTTCAACTAAAGCCGCTTTCGCTTCTTCTAGTGTTTTGCCAGAGCGGTAAAGCTCTTTGTACGCTTTTTGTAGTGCACGAATCTCTGGTTTCTCGAACCCGTTACGCTTCAGACCTACAAGGTTAAGGCCGAATGGTGCTGCATGGTTACCTTGTGCAAGTACGTACGGAAGTACATCTTGAACAACGGCAGAACAACCACCAATGTAAGCGTAAGCACCGATTGAACAGAACGGGTGAATCGCAGAAAGCGCCATAACACCAGCGTAATCGCCAACTGTTACGTGACCACCTAAGATAGCATTGTTACCAATGTGAGTGTGGTTGCCAACAATAACGTCGTGCGCTACGTGAGCGTTAACACAAAGCAGGTTGTCATCACCAATCACAGTGGTTGCTTTATCTTGAACCGTACCACGGTGGATTTGAACCGCTTCACGAATCACGTTGCGGTCGCCGATCACAACCGTAGTGTCTTCGCCACCGTACTTCTTGTCTTGGTTCTCTTCACCAATCACAGCATGTGGGAAAATTCGGTTTTCTTTACCAATAGTTGTGTGACCTTTGATCACAACATGCGACATGATTTCTGTGTCGTCACCAATGGTTACATCACCAGCAATGTAAGTAAAAGGGCCAACTGTTACGTTTGCACCAATCGTCACATCACCTTCGATAACTGCAGCCGGGTGAATTTTTGCTGTTTCATGAATCATATTAAAACTCTCTACGAGCACATTTAAG
Encoded here:
- the lpxA gene encoding acyl-ACP--UDP-N-acetylglucosamine O-acyltransferase yields the protein MIHETAKIHPAAVIEGDVTIGANVTVGPFTYIAGDVTIGDDTEIMSHVVIKGHTTIGKENRIFPHAVIGEENQDKKYGGEDTTVVIGDRNVIREAVQIHRGTVQDKATTVIGDDNLLCVNAHVAHDVIVGNHTHIGNNAILGGHVTVGDYAGVMALSAIHPFCSIGAYAYIGGCSAVVQDVLPYVLAQGNHAAPFGLNLVGLKRNGFEKPEIRALQKAYKELYRSGKTLEEAKAALVEMAKEFASVTPMLEMLENSERGIIR
- the rnhB gene encoding ribonuclease HII, with product MAVKEKKELPPFEYPQGYQLFAGVDEVGRGPLVGDVVTAAVILDPNNPIEGLNDSKKLSEKKRLALLPEIKEKALAWSVGRCSPQEIDELNILQATMVAMQRAIAGLSVQPDMALIDGNRVPELPMAGIAVVKGDLRVAEISAASIIAKVVRDQEMEELDKLHPEFGFAKHKGYPTKAHFEAIEKHGVTEHYRKSFKPVKRILGID
- the lpxB gene encoding lipid-A-disaccharide synthase, whose amino-acid sequence is MAQLEAQTNNSGFVSNEPLRVGIIVGELSGDTLGEGFIKAIKAQYPNAEFVGIGGPKMKALGCESLFEMEELAVMGLVEVLGRLPRLLKVKAELVKYFTQNPPDVFVGIDAPDFNLRLELDLKNAGIKTVHYVSPSVWAWRPKRIFKIDKATDLVLAFLPFEKAFYDKYNVACEFVGHTLADAIPLEPNQAEARELLGLEQDKQWLAVLPGSRGGEMKLIAQPFIETCKRIKQKYPDIGFVVAAVNETRKQQFTEIWKATAPELDFVIVQDTARNVITAADSVLLASGTVALECMLLKRPMVVGYKVNKLTGYIVKKLAITEFVSLPNILAGEEIVKEHILEECHPDFLFPSVDKMLSADNSALIERFTEMHHWIRKDADKQAANAVLKLIGREFVES